Proteins from one Bactrocera neohumeralis isolate Rockhampton chromosome 3, APGP_CSIRO_Bneo_wtdbg2-racon-allhic-juicebox.fasta_v2, whole genome shotgun sequence genomic window:
- the LOC126752530 gene encoding voltage-dependent calcium channel subunit alpha-2/delta-3 isoform X1 translates to MERKHLGALALCLFVLLFKLNIFAVVAEQDEDIPHNEVRNWALKFGVDLWEFGRQFTKMNEIKNRFKDSDIEVKRKDGIMLLRELAAEVKNFMDFKRNAVMRIMDSAEQAALSELESQNSHSTSATINNQHYDARRINEYNSDGKLADGARHMDIRFMRRFERLPVNLSLSSILVPNSVSLDEPDVKSALQWSAHLDPLFQNNLERDPALSWQYFGSSTGFLRRFPGTAWPPEGSKGSKQIHDFRAQNWFVQAASSPKDIMILLDSSSSMSDKSFELAMATAFNILDTLGENDFVNLITFAEDVKTPVPCFKDRMVRATPDNIQEIKSAVKAIKLENTANFTAGLEYAFSLLHKYNQSGEGSQCNQAIMLITESTSETHSDIIKQYNWPHMPVRIFTYLIGSDSSSRSNLHEMACSNKGFFVQINDMDDARKKVIDYALVMARPMIMYQADHPVHWSPVFVAGKTGGLARDSDYQRRLVTTVSTPVFDRRNHSVRVANLLGVVGTDVPIEEIRKMIPQHKLGPNGYSFIVDNNGRVLYHPDLRPLSDGNQYIDQLRPRYTSVDVTELELPETEVGNEHEIVEMNKNLLYDMRNDMLMPKEGETEFTVFNHFDEMKRVTARTQRYFYGPIEDTPFTLAVVLPEKYGSHELVSQQEIRHSRRNVTEYFKGDSWRVHPDWVYCEYNSVSDLEKERESSGEYLSASREQELSFGSPEEQVLHFLGRAGRPGWKWMSVRPKPPQPHHAMHGVTPVGHFAQHLNNVQGSRKAEPYYCDRTLVQSLVRDAMVTDGLDRNSTGTSNGKEDKHPIATLMAILKRQGYQKFLVATSFVATRSGLLRWIDHIKRPEDSPDPHFSEDNARAMDMPWYKRAVDQHTVEQDSFVYSVPFANGYAPKLNTTLVTASHAIFVEHRGHKAIAAVVGLQFQLDSLAKHFINITSTCTGMTGCRRTCASDDLDCYVLDNNGFVIISEQSEQSGKFFGQIDGTIMDSLVQDRIYKRVTVNDYQGVCSDSDNPYTAASTSLQPHRVSTFLMKYLVSLSATWLSLLPTPLNAWPQDDYTYNEDVFEEPTYTDEYEPFEDYNAQIDEEMDEFFTTADVEYTTPAPKQHKPHTGPRASPDPQHARRCDLRTDLYMLQPERLNQGGQNNPLKGKLTNCHVSGCERPFSVQKIPHSNLILLVVDTLCPCGSKQLDIEPLEESGTIGACSARRQSQESAKRRRPKKCINYHPEEIEIQQCGRATALLQTPVSIFVAHLLMLVVTFTLTNA, encoded by the exons CGCATTATGGACTCCGCCGAACAGGCCGCTCTCTCCGAATTGGAATCACAGAACTCACACAGTACTTCCGCGACGATAAACAATCAGCACTACGATGCGCGTCGCATTAACGAATACAACTCGGATGGTAAATTGGCGGATGGTGCAAGGCATATGGACATACGTTTTATGCGTCGTTTCGAGCGATTACCCGTCAATCTCAGTCTCAGTTCCATTTTAGTGCCGAATTCTGTCTCGCTTGACGAGCCTGATGTAAAGTCAGCACTTCAGTGGAGCGCACATCTCGATCCACTCTTTCAAAACAATCTTGAACGCGATCCAGCGCTCTCGTGGCAATATTTCGGCTCATCAACTGGTTTCTTACGTCGTTTCCCTGGCACTGCTTGGCCACCCGAGGGTTCGAAGGGCAGCAAACAAATACACGACTTTCGCGCACAAAACTGGTTCGTACAAGCCGCATCGTCACCAAAAGATATT ATGATATTATTGGATTCTTCGTCGAGCATGTCGGACAAATCTTTCGAACTCGCTATGGCTACAGCTTTTAACATACTTGACACGCTAGGTGAGAACGATTTCGTCAACTTGATTACATTTGCGGAGGATGTCAAAACGCCGGTACCGTGCTTTAAGGACCGCATGGTACGCGCCACCCCAGACAATATACAGGAAATCAAATCCGCAGTAAAAGCAATTAAGCTCGAAAATACTGCCAATTTCACAGCTGGTCTGGAGTATGCGTTCAGCTTGCTTCACAAG TACAATCAATCCGGCGAAGGCAGTCAATGTAATCAAGCCATTATGCTCATTACCGAGAGTACTTCGGAGACGCATAGCGACATAATCAAACAATACAATTGGCCTCACATGCCCGTACGAATATTCACCTACCTTATCGGTTCCGACTCGAGTAGTCGCAGCAATTTGCATGAAATGGCCTGCTCCAATAAAGGTTTCTTCGTACAAATCAACGATATGGATGATGCACGCAAAAAGGTTATCGACTATGCGCTGGTTATGGCACGTCCCATGATAATGTATCAGGCCGATCATCCAGTGCACTGGAGTCCAGTCTTCGTTGCTGGCAAGACTGGTGGCTTGGCGCGCGACTCTGACTACCAGCGCAGGCTGGTGACGACAGTTTCAACTCCGGTCTTCGATAGACGAAACCATTCGGTGCGTGTGGCAAATTTACTCGGTGTTGTTGGCACCGATGTGCCCATCGAGGAGATACGTAAGATGATACCGCAACATAAATTGGGACCGAATGGATATTCGTTTATCGTTGATAATAATGGGCGTGTACTGTATCATCCAGATTTGCGTCCACTGAGTGATGGTAATCAATATATTGACCAGTTGCGGCCGCGGTACACGTCAGTCGACGTAACGGAGTTGGAACTGCCGGAAACCGAAGTGGGCAACGAGCATGAAATTGTCGAAATGAATAAGAATCTCTTATACGAT ATGCGCAATGATATGCTCATGCCCAAGGAGGGTGAAACCGAATTCACGGTATTCAATCACTTTGACGAAATGAAACGAGTGACGGCGCGTACACAAAG gtatttttatgGACCTATTGAAGATACGCCCTTTACCTTAGCTGTTGTACTCCCTGAAAAATATGGCAGCCACGAATTGGTCTCCCAACAGGAAATAAGGCACTCGCGCAGAAATG TGACCGAGTACTTTAAGGGAGACAGTTGGCGCGTACATCCCGACTGGGTGTATTGTGAGTACAATAGTGTTAGCGATTTAGAGAAGGAGCGTGAAAGCTCTGGCGAATATCTCTCAGCCTCACGTGAACAAGAATTAAGTTTCGGCTCACCGGAAGAGCAGGTCTTACATTTCTTGGGACGTGCAGGACGGCCAGGCTGGAAGTGGATGTCG GTGCGACCAAAACCACCGCAACCACACCATGCCATGCATGGCGTGACACCTGTCGGCCATTTTGCTCAGCATCTAAATAACGTGCAAGGTTCTCGCAAAGCCGAACCCTACTATTGCGATCGAACCTTGGTACAGAGTTTAGTGCGTGATGCTATGGTAACCGATGGTCTGGATCGAAATTCAACTGGAACGTCCAATGGAAAGGAGGATAAACA TCCAATAGCCACTTTAATGGCAATTTTAAAGAG aCAAGGCTATCAAAAGTTTTTGGTTGCAACATCTTTTGTGGCCACACGTTCGGGTCTGCTACGTTGGATTGATCACATCAAAAGACCTGAAGACTCACCTGATCC cCATTTCAGTGAAGATAACGCACGTGCCATGGATATGCCGTGGTACAAACGCGCCGTGGACCAGCATACCGTCGAACAAGATAGCTTTGTCTACAGTGTACCCTTTGCCAATGGATATGCACCCAAACTAAATACGACGCTTGTAACCGCATCGCATGCTATATTTGTCGAACATCGTGGCCACAAAGCTATAGCCGCGGTAGTGGGACTACAATTTCAGTTGGACTCGCTGGCGAAACATTTCATAAACATAACCTCAACC TGCACCGGCATGACAGGTTGTCGCCGCACATGCGCTTCCGACGATCTTGATTGCTATGTTTTGGACAACAACGGCTTTGTGATCATTTCCGAGCAAAGTGAACAATCAGGcaaattttttggtcaaatcGATGGTACCATCATGGATTCCTTGGTACAGGACCGCATTTATAAACGTGTCACGGTCAATGACTATCAAGGCGTTTGCTCTGACTCTGACAATCCATACACGGCTGCAAGCACTTCACTACAACCACATCGTGTCTCCACTTTTCTAATGAAATATTTGGTATCGTTGAGTGCCACTTGGTTATCGCTATTGCCAACACCTCTAAACGCATGGCCACAAGATGATTATACCTATAATGAAGATGTCTTTGAAGAACCCACATATACGGACGAGTACGAACCTTTCGAGGATTACAATGCACAGATCGATGAAGAAATGGATGAGTTCTTCACCACCGCTGATGTG GAATACACAACACCAGCCCCTAAGCAACATAAGCCACACACCGGACCACGCGCCTCTCCAGACCCTCAACATGCACGCCGCTGCGATCTGCGTACAGATCTATACATGCTGCAGCCAGAACGTCTCAACCAAGGTGGACAAAACAATCCGCTTAAG GGCAAGCTGACAAATTGCCATGTATCCGGTTGTGAACGCCCCTTCAGCGTACAAAAAATACCACATAGCAATCTGATACTATTAGTGGTGGATACACTATGTCCTTGCGGCTCCAAACAGTTGGATATTGAACCACTTGAGGAGTCCGGTACTATTG GCGCCTGCAGCGCGCGTCGCCAGTCGCAGGAGAGTGCAAAGCGTCGCCGACCCAAAAAATGCATCAACTATCATCCCGAGGAAATAGAAATACAGCAATGTGGGCGTGCCACAGCCTTGCTGCAAACGCCCGTCTCGATCTTTGTGGCGCATCTGCTCATGTTGGTGGTGACATTTACGCTGACAAATGCGTGA
- the LOC126752530 gene encoding voltage-dependent calcium channel subunit alpha-2/delta-3 isoform X2: protein MERKHLGALALCLFVLLFKLNIFAVVAEQDEDIPHNEVRNWALKFGVDLWEFGRQFTKMNEIKNRFKDSDIEVKRKDGIMLLRELAAEVKNFMDFKRNAVMRIMDSAEQAALSELESQNSHSTSATINNQHYDARRINEYNSDGKLADGARHMDIRFMRRFERLPVNLSLSSILVPNSVSLDEPDVKSALQWSAHLDPLFQNNLERDPALSWQYFGSSTGFLRRFPGTAWPPEGSKGSKQIHDFRAQNWFVQAASSPKDIMILLDSSSSMSDKSFELAMATAFNILDTLGENDFVNLITFAEDVKTPVPCFKDRMVRATPDNIQEIKSAVKAIKLENTANFTAGLEYAFSLLHKYNQSGEGSQCNQAIMLITESTSETHSDIIKQYNWPHMPVRIFTYLIGSDSSSRSNLHEMACSNKGFFVQINDMDDARKKVIDYALVMARPMIMYQADHPVHWSPVFVAGKTGGLARDSDYQRRLVTTVSTPVFDRRNHSVRVANLLGVVGTDVPIEEIRKMIPQHKLGPNGYSFIVDNNGRVLYHPDLRPLSDGNQYIDQLRPRYTSVDVTELELPETEVGNEHEIVEMNKNLLYDMRNDMLMPKEGETEFTVFNHFDEMKRVTARTQRYFYGPIEDTPFTLAVVLPEKYGSHELVSQQEIRHSRRNVTEYFKGDSWRVHPDWVYCEYNSVSDLEKERESSGEYLSASREQELSFGSPEEQVLHFLGRAGRPGWKWMSVRPKPPQPHHAMHGVTPVGHFAQHLNNVQGSRKAEPYYCDRTLVQSLVRDAMVTDGLDRNSTGTSNGKEDKQQGYQKFLVATSFVATRSGLLRWIDHIKRPEDSPDPHFSEDNARAMDMPWYKRAVDQHTVEQDSFVYSVPFANGYAPKLNTTLVTASHAIFVEHRGHKAIAAVVGLQFQLDSLAKHFINITSTCTGMTGCRRTCASDDLDCYVLDNNGFVIISEQSEQSGKFFGQIDGTIMDSLVQDRIYKRVTVNDYQGVCSDSDNPYTAASTSLQPHRVSTFLMKYLVSLSATWLSLLPTPLNAWPQDDYTYNEDVFEEPTYTDEYEPFEDYNAQIDEEMDEFFTTADVEYTTPAPKQHKPHTGPRASPDPQHARRCDLRTDLYMLQPERLNQGGQNNPLKGKLTNCHVSGCERPFSVQKIPHSNLILLVVDTLCPCGSKQLDIEPLEESGTIGACSARRQSQESAKRRRPKKCINYHPEEIEIQQCGRATALLQTPVSIFVAHLLMLVVTFTLTNA, encoded by the exons CGCATTATGGACTCCGCCGAACAGGCCGCTCTCTCCGAATTGGAATCACAGAACTCACACAGTACTTCCGCGACGATAAACAATCAGCACTACGATGCGCGTCGCATTAACGAATACAACTCGGATGGTAAATTGGCGGATGGTGCAAGGCATATGGACATACGTTTTATGCGTCGTTTCGAGCGATTACCCGTCAATCTCAGTCTCAGTTCCATTTTAGTGCCGAATTCTGTCTCGCTTGACGAGCCTGATGTAAAGTCAGCACTTCAGTGGAGCGCACATCTCGATCCACTCTTTCAAAACAATCTTGAACGCGATCCAGCGCTCTCGTGGCAATATTTCGGCTCATCAACTGGTTTCTTACGTCGTTTCCCTGGCACTGCTTGGCCACCCGAGGGTTCGAAGGGCAGCAAACAAATACACGACTTTCGCGCACAAAACTGGTTCGTACAAGCCGCATCGTCACCAAAAGATATT ATGATATTATTGGATTCTTCGTCGAGCATGTCGGACAAATCTTTCGAACTCGCTATGGCTACAGCTTTTAACATACTTGACACGCTAGGTGAGAACGATTTCGTCAACTTGATTACATTTGCGGAGGATGTCAAAACGCCGGTACCGTGCTTTAAGGACCGCATGGTACGCGCCACCCCAGACAATATACAGGAAATCAAATCCGCAGTAAAAGCAATTAAGCTCGAAAATACTGCCAATTTCACAGCTGGTCTGGAGTATGCGTTCAGCTTGCTTCACAAG TACAATCAATCCGGCGAAGGCAGTCAATGTAATCAAGCCATTATGCTCATTACCGAGAGTACTTCGGAGACGCATAGCGACATAATCAAACAATACAATTGGCCTCACATGCCCGTACGAATATTCACCTACCTTATCGGTTCCGACTCGAGTAGTCGCAGCAATTTGCATGAAATGGCCTGCTCCAATAAAGGTTTCTTCGTACAAATCAACGATATGGATGATGCACGCAAAAAGGTTATCGACTATGCGCTGGTTATGGCACGTCCCATGATAATGTATCAGGCCGATCATCCAGTGCACTGGAGTCCAGTCTTCGTTGCTGGCAAGACTGGTGGCTTGGCGCGCGACTCTGACTACCAGCGCAGGCTGGTGACGACAGTTTCAACTCCGGTCTTCGATAGACGAAACCATTCGGTGCGTGTGGCAAATTTACTCGGTGTTGTTGGCACCGATGTGCCCATCGAGGAGATACGTAAGATGATACCGCAACATAAATTGGGACCGAATGGATATTCGTTTATCGTTGATAATAATGGGCGTGTACTGTATCATCCAGATTTGCGTCCACTGAGTGATGGTAATCAATATATTGACCAGTTGCGGCCGCGGTACACGTCAGTCGACGTAACGGAGTTGGAACTGCCGGAAACCGAAGTGGGCAACGAGCATGAAATTGTCGAAATGAATAAGAATCTCTTATACGAT ATGCGCAATGATATGCTCATGCCCAAGGAGGGTGAAACCGAATTCACGGTATTCAATCACTTTGACGAAATGAAACGAGTGACGGCGCGTACACAAAG gtatttttatgGACCTATTGAAGATACGCCCTTTACCTTAGCTGTTGTACTCCCTGAAAAATATGGCAGCCACGAATTGGTCTCCCAACAGGAAATAAGGCACTCGCGCAGAAATG TGACCGAGTACTTTAAGGGAGACAGTTGGCGCGTACATCCCGACTGGGTGTATTGTGAGTACAATAGTGTTAGCGATTTAGAGAAGGAGCGTGAAAGCTCTGGCGAATATCTCTCAGCCTCACGTGAACAAGAATTAAGTTTCGGCTCACCGGAAGAGCAGGTCTTACATTTCTTGGGACGTGCAGGACGGCCAGGCTGGAAGTGGATGTCG GTGCGACCAAAACCACCGCAACCACACCATGCCATGCATGGCGTGACACCTGTCGGCCATTTTGCTCAGCATCTAAATAACGTGCAAGGTTCTCGCAAAGCCGAACCCTACTATTGCGATCGAACCTTGGTACAGAGTTTAGTGCGTGATGCTATGGTAACCGATGGTCTGGATCGAAATTCAACTGGAACGTCCAATGGAAAGGAGGATAAACA aCAAGGCTATCAAAAGTTTTTGGTTGCAACATCTTTTGTGGCCACACGTTCGGGTCTGCTACGTTGGATTGATCACATCAAAAGACCTGAAGACTCACCTGATCC cCATTTCAGTGAAGATAACGCACGTGCCATGGATATGCCGTGGTACAAACGCGCCGTGGACCAGCATACCGTCGAACAAGATAGCTTTGTCTACAGTGTACCCTTTGCCAATGGATATGCACCCAAACTAAATACGACGCTTGTAACCGCATCGCATGCTATATTTGTCGAACATCGTGGCCACAAAGCTATAGCCGCGGTAGTGGGACTACAATTTCAGTTGGACTCGCTGGCGAAACATTTCATAAACATAACCTCAACC TGCACCGGCATGACAGGTTGTCGCCGCACATGCGCTTCCGACGATCTTGATTGCTATGTTTTGGACAACAACGGCTTTGTGATCATTTCCGAGCAAAGTGAACAATCAGGcaaattttttggtcaaatcGATGGTACCATCATGGATTCCTTGGTACAGGACCGCATTTATAAACGTGTCACGGTCAATGACTATCAAGGCGTTTGCTCTGACTCTGACAATCCATACACGGCTGCAAGCACTTCACTACAACCACATCGTGTCTCCACTTTTCTAATGAAATATTTGGTATCGTTGAGTGCCACTTGGTTATCGCTATTGCCAACACCTCTAAACGCATGGCCACAAGATGATTATACCTATAATGAAGATGTCTTTGAAGAACCCACATATACGGACGAGTACGAACCTTTCGAGGATTACAATGCACAGATCGATGAAGAAATGGATGAGTTCTTCACCACCGCTGATGTG GAATACACAACACCAGCCCCTAAGCAACATAAGCCACACACCGGACCACGCGCCTCTCCAGACCCTCAACATGCACGCCGCTGCGATCTGCGTACAGATCTATACATGCTGCAGCCAGAACGTCTCAACCAAGGTGGACAAAACAATCCGCTTAAG GGCAAGCTGACAAATTGCCATGTATCCGGTTGTGAACGCCCCTTCAGCGTACAAAAAATACCACATAGCAATCTGATACTATTAGTGGTGGATACACTATGTCCTTGCGGCTCCAAACAGTTGGATATTGAACCACTTGAGGAGTCCGGTACTATTG GCGCCTGCAGCGCGCGTCGCCAGTCGCAGGAGAGTGCAAAGCGTCGCCGACCCAAAAAATGCATCAACTATCATCCCGAGGAAATAGAAATACAGCAATGTGGGCGTGCCACAGCCTTGCTGCAAACGCCCGTCTCGATCTTTGTGGCGCATCTGCTCATGTTGGTGGTGACATTTACGCTGACAAATGCGTGA